The Xiphophorus couchianus chromosome 3, X_couchianus-1.0, whole genome shotgun sequence genome segment TGATTCCAAATATATTATTACagtagatattttaaaatgttgttttacagGAGAGAACCTGGCTATTTATGGTAAAGCTACCCAGTCTACATTGCATGGTGTAGCCGTTGCCTACAACGCTATCGATGGGAATCGAGCAGCAAATGCTGCAAAGCACTCATGCACTCATACTGCAAATGAATTCAACCCCTGGTGGAGACTGGACCTGGGAAAAACCCATAAAGTTTTCTCTATTAAAATAACCAACCGGATAGAAGACTACACTCGAATTAATGGAGCTGAAATTCGTATTGGAGACTCACTTGACAACAATGGAAACAACAATGAAAGGTAATAATTTGTCTACTATAacaatttgaaatatattattgtttatactgtaagtttttccacaataattttacgaaattagcatttttttattcaagtgaaaaatatttaaatatttcatactgtacctattttttttctgtcaggtgTGCTGTGATTTCAACCATCTCTCCAGGTTTTACTGAAACCTTTCTGTGCAACGGTATGGACGGTCGATACATCAATATTGTCGTACCTGGAAGAACTGTGTACCTCCATCTGTGTGAGGTGGAAGTGTATGGCTCCAGACTGGATTAATTTTAAAGATCCTAAAATTTATTTGGGAAgatacttcaacatatttttaaaaaagtgtttgttccTTATTATTTCCACAGTTATATCCATTTGTTAGAAAAAGTTTAGCATGAACTGCAGATTGGCTTGAGTCTGAttataataaacacattttgtgaaagTTCACATCTTGGTTCAATGAACTGATTTTGTTCCTCATCTTTTACACATACAGTCATACAGTACTACAGACTCACACACACTTACAAGACTAAAATTGCACATATATGCTATTACAATATCAGAGtcatatatacattttaaagtacACATTCTAGAGTGaatgaaaatacttttgatTGGTATTTTAATAGTTTCAAATTGAACTTTAATCTAAAGTTGGATTTAAATTACTTGCCTCTAAAActtgaattttaacatttgtttcttttatgcaaAGTTGTCATACTtgtactttattttctgtttgtgtctcctttaacatccaaaataaaaaaaatgactttgccCTGTGTATTCCAGGAAGTATATATTGacataataaattatttgcagaattATCTATACTGCACTGCTTTGTCCTTTGTCAGAAACATGAACAGGAAGTACAGAGTATTATTATTTGTGAATTGGCAATAAATGGTCTTTCAAATTCCTTCCTGCTAATTTGTTTACCACTTGGTAAGGTGAAACTTGGTGGGTCAAAATTTATTCCACAACATGGTGCCCTATGTTTTGGAAATTATACTgatcatttgtctttttaattgtttctttcttttggtcTATACAACAACGTTTGCttcaacttttgttttgaagctAAAGAGTAGCAGCAATTCTTCACTTTGGTTTGTGCAGATTTATGTCTCCTCTGAAATAAAAGATAAGCTGTAGTgatttgcaaaatagctcaaatttTTTCAGACTAAATAAAGATGGACATAAGCTTTCAAGTAAAGGGGATGAGTTCTCAATCAGATTTTGAACTTCCTGTTGGTAACAATAATTTAAACCAGCTAATCATATACCAGTTCGTCTAAGAAAATAAACCTCATCTCAttcaaaggtaaaaaataaaatcataaaggGTGTATCATTAATCCAAACACCACATCTCAAGATAAGATGCCTACATAAATATCCCTTACAAACAGCATGTTGTTCActtcaacatttatttcacaaggCAAGGTTTGTGCGTGTTTTTTTGGTGATCTGTTATTTCTGCATGTCCTGTGCATTGACATGATTTTATAACTTCCCTCAATTTTTGGTTATTGATTTGCTAAGTAACGTATTTTGTTGACTGTAAGAAGCAACCATGAGAAACCTTTCAGCTCTacatctgctgcttctccagggAACGGTGCTGGCTCGAATATATAGTATGTTTCATTATCTCTGTGTGTAgcaaaattgttaaaaaatattaagataaacacaaagaagaatAATAGTTCTGAAAGATTGAAATTGATCCCATTTATTAATTGGAGAACGTTAAAGAATCATTATCGAAACAGTTTCTTATTCAGTAAATACAGTTCTGTAAAAGTTGTGTGTTGGTCTGTGGCTGTTTCACCTCCCAAGGACCTGAATGACTTAACTGATGGAACCATGTTGTTcgtgaaagattaaaaaattttgctgacactatttatttatgtaatttttcaactttttttattcacagaaaatgttGCATTGCATGGAAAAGCCACCCAGTCTGACCGACAAGACAATGCTCTTTCAGCTGCCTACAATGCCATTGATGGTAACCGTCAGGCTGCCTATAGTGCAGGATCATGCACTCACACTGATGGAATGACCAATCCCTGGTGGAGAGTGGACCTGCTGGATTCTTATATTGTCACTTCTATATCCGTCACCAACAGAGAAGACTGCTGTCCGGAACGATTGAACGGAGCAGAGATTCACATTGGCAGTTCTTTACTCTACAACGGTGCTGCAAACCCAGTGTGAGTCATTATAACTGGTTAATAGATTGTTGGGAGGACTCCTGACAGGAAGTACAGGAAGGTCATGTTCTGTGGCTGTCAGTTGTGAAAGGCATGTTTCCTGGGCTTAGTTTCTTGtcagagaaatatatttttgtataatttcttCACTTTAATCACTTATATATTACATGTTGTTCTAGTAACATAATGCTGAACTTTATATGTATTTCACGAAGCTTTGTCATGCAGAGGTCTTAGCACACAGCTCACTGTGagactatttttttctctctctcttttattacCTTTGCATATAAAGAACTTAGTAGAGAtctttgcaaatatttattgcAACCTGGTTTGTGAATTTAGACTATAAAAAGCATCAGATACTTgttaaaatacatgaaagtAATAAAGGATTTGTAAGCAAAAgcaaaactacaacaaactCTGAACATTTTAGTAGTCTTCCATGGTTAATACTTTCAGGGCTTTAGACCAAGTTAAAAGTTCTTTAATTATGTGGTGAAGAAAAGATCAATACTTATTTGTAATctcttttcttaaatgtttaacctttatttttatgtaggATTTCTGATATTGTTGTGATCATCATGTTTAGGAATACATTTATCTAAAGTGACAAAACTATTTAGAAAGTGATAAAATAAGTTATGTTGAAACATCAGTGATTACTATTATCAGACAAATCCTAATGTTCCTTTAACATTCTCTGTTTTAGGGTTGCTGTCATTTCCCATATCCCAGCTGGAAGAACTTTAACTATTACATTTACCAGACATGTGGAAGGCCGTTATGTGACTGTTGTGCTCCCAGGTGTTTCCAGAAAACTTACACTCTGCGAGGTGGAGGTTTATGGATACCGTGCTCCAACTGGTGAGGCCTATCCTGCTACTGGGTTTTACATACTCACTATAAAGTACTCCAATTATATTACATGCTTTACATTACTTTGTTAGGTTTGATTCAAAGTTTTGATCAAAATGGAGTGAGATGCTTTTGTCATGCAAAGAATGAGTGTAAAGCAAGAAAATAGCTCTTATACATTCAGATTGTAAATGAATTTCTCATGGAAACAGACATGAAGCATCAAACATTATAGCTGGAGGTATAACACTGAGTCATTGCGAGATGAAGtttatatataacattttctgcaaatccTGTTAAAATGAATTACACGTATGACATAGGATAACAACACACACAATATGTGTGGAATGCTATGTAATATAAAAGTTCAGGactgataaaaaacaaactggaagatAAGGCAAGGAACTGCTTTAATTCTGAGTCCTAACATTCAAAAAACAGGTTAACATCAGGAAAACTATGAGAACAgacgtttattttattttatctttttgttgttgttgtttgtttgcattAGGGAATGTGGCAATTTATGGAAAAGCCTCACAGTCAACGGTTTATCCTGGAGCCATCGCCAACAACGCCATCGATGGGAGTCGTGCTGCATACTTTAGCCAGGGTTCCTGTAGTGCCACAAATAATGACTTTAACTCCTGGTGGAGACTGGACCTGGGGAGCACCCATAGAGTGTTCAGTATTAACATAACCAATCGGGTTGAATATCCCACTCGAATTAACAGAGCTGAAATTCGTATTGGAGATTCACTTGACAACAACGGAAATAACAATCCCAGGTAGTTTACAGtcctcttaaaataaataaaatattacaggaCAATATATTTTCTACCAATTCACTTTGTTccattttttgttcaaataaacaatgaaaaagaaacaatgtttatttccttttgcaGGTGTACTGTGATCTCAACCATCGCTCCAGGTTCTACTGAAACCTTTCAGTGCAACGGCATGGATGGTCGATACATCAACGTTTTCATACCTGGAAGAAATGAATATCTCACTCTGTGTGAGGTGGAAGTGTACGCATCGAGACTGGATTGAATTAAAGATGTTAGATGTTACATTATAAGGATCTCATTTCACTGATAGGAGTCTCCACAATATAAATGATGAGGTTGTCATACTTAATTATAGTTAAAGCTTAGAAATTGTGACCACAAGATGACAGAAAATCCTCACAACAAATTAAGTGTCAAAGTTCTCCTTCAGACATTCATTCACATCACAAAGGATGAGCTTTCAAGTATTTTATAACTGTGTacatttacaatattaaaataatttgtatctCAGACTGAAGCTTGTGTTTACAAATGAATCAATGAATGGCTTTTTACTTAAAGCAGatactttcttttttgtattgcTGTCTGGAGTCTTATGAGATAGTCTGAATGTTTGACTTGATAATCTGCCTTTTGAGATAAGATCATGAATGACATCTGCAATGAATTTAAAGAAGTTCTGCCCTCTTATTTTCAAGTGAAATGATTTTTAAGTCATTAACATTTGTTGGTTATTGcttctgttttctccttttcctcAAATGTATTCAATAGTTTATCACTTACTTACTGTACATTTGCAAAGACAGCTACATCAATCTCAGCTGCCATCTTTATTTCTCctcaaaagtaaataaagtctGGCTAATCATGGTATTTATCCTATCAGATTATCACCTGTGtatggttttggttttaaattggGAAATAAGCATGGTATTTTCTAATCTTTTTGGATGACTAAAAACCTCTAAGAACCTttgcaaaacaattaaataagaCAAGGCCAGACAAGTTACTTTATTaacttttagtttgaaaaaaatacagatagCATGTGAACTTAGCTAGTCATGTATCTAAAAGGCAAATAGTTGGCAAAAAATTTCCTTAAAACAATTTATCAATATAAAAACCTGCTGACCGTTTCATGTCATACAATAATGCTGTACTTCTTAAATTATTACAGATTACATATCTTTATACTGGCATTAATATAAATTCTAAAGTTTTCTAAGACACTGTGAAGGTGTTTTGAAACAATACCAAAACTGGAGCTGGACTTAttcccacacaaaaaaagcggaagaataaaaataaatgcatgattGTAGCAAAACATCCAACTAAAAAATCCTAGCAGGAAAATTAAACTCAGAGGTCATCTCATCAACCCCTTcatcaaaatccaatatggctgctggCAGTTTGAAACACTGTAATAGCTGCAACAATTGAGAGTTTATTCACTTTTCTTGTGTTGTGTAAAGGGATGAACATGTTCCTTTcccattaaaatgcataaaaaagaaaggaacagTTGCTTAACCTGAAGGAAGTTCAACAATGTCTGGTGTTGGTCTCCATACACTAAACTTCAGAGGTGCCAGCATTTGCTCTTCATTCATTTTCTCTAGATGTTCTTGAAATACTCTTCAGTTCCTTTTGAGTACTATTGGTTTGAAGTAAAACTAATATACATGAAGgacttacattttttgttgttaaagcTTACTGGATACATATCATtgctaatttatttcatatttaccaTGTTAGTGCTGAATCCTGTTGTAACTGGGTTTTTTCCTGTGGACCAGTTCATTATGATGACGACTGAAAGTAATCTTAGTCTTAATGGTGCACATGTTAATGTGTATCTTTTCTACACAGGAGGCTCTAAATCAAATGAAAGATGAAATTCTCAGGATGAAAGCAGGACATATTAATGATAGATGATAGATGATATGGTTGGATTTCTgaatttgctaaaaaataaGAGGCAGGCTAAATTAAAAAGCATAATGACTCACAGAGTTATTCAAGATAGTCATCATATTAGCGCCTAAGCATTCCTATtgaaaaaagtttaatcagCAACAGCTAAAAGTTTTTTTACCATCCTGGTTGGTGGGGTTTTACATCTTTAAGTCAGAATTTTAGCAGTCCTGCTGTATTCGTCTCATTGGTTGTGTTCCTCTGTTTCCTTGATGAAAACCTTTCCATCTGAGTGTTTTTTCCAGTTAAGATTGTTGACACCATTTACATTTCCACCCAGCCTTTGCTTCATctgggataaaaaaaagttaagttttttcaataaagtttatATTGGCTGAACCAAAATGTCCCTGCATGAACATCTGGAAAACTTACTTGTTCCAAGATGCTGTTTTGCACTGCAGGGTCATTCAGATCCAAACTTGAGTCCTGCAGGCTGATCCTCAGTTTTATGAACTGCAGTTTAGtttgtactaaaatcaaaataatttgttatacACTGCTTccttattttgcacattttacaaTAGGTTTatattgcttaaaatgtttACTTACTGCATTTGCAGAGGAAAGGATGAACTTCTGTGCATTTCCTGTCTCCCCATTTGCCAGATTCATTCTTCAGCATTGCAACACAGTTTTGATGATATTCTGTATTTACCAGTTGGGATTCCCTCCAGTACCTTAGTGAGGAGTCAGTCAGGTCTGACCACTCGTACGGGTCTCTGAAGAGACCAACAAATACTGCTGCTCCATTGGCTACTTCCTGGACTGTCGCGTATTGGAAGAAAAGTTAGAAGTATTGGATTAGTTATTCGAACTAGATCAAGTAATGGCACTTCTATTACTTGATCtagggcgactgtggctctttggtagagtagtcgtcttgcgatcggaaggttgtaggttcgattccagcttcctcctgccacatgtcgatgtgcctctgggcaaggcacttaaccccaaattgcctaccgatctgcgtatcagtgtgtaaatgtgtgtgtgtttgtgagtgcgactgggtgaatgtgactccagtgtaaagcgctttgagtggtcaaaaatgactggaaaagcgctatataagttcagtccatttaccatttctAACCTTTGGGATTATAAAGCACATCATTGTGAacgtaaacatgttttttaatttcaaaatgtaattttgttcaaaatttcaaaatatcaacTCTCAGATGCTGACATTCCTAATAGGCTCATTAAGCAAAATTAAAGAAGTTGTTCCTTTAAAAGAAGtttctagttttgttttctgacgATCACCATAATACTCCTGTATTTTGAGGATGATTAGTTTGTTTAAAAGATCCACTTTCAGATTCACATTGAATATTAACCAAATGTCCTGAACTTTGGTTAATATTTTGCTGTGTTATCAGTAATGACCTTTTATATTTAGGAGGCTTAACACTGTTTTATTGTGTCTGCCTAAAGTTTAACTAAACCATGAtctgtttaaataaagatgGCAAAGTAAATAACTAAATCCAGTGACAAATGGACTTTGTGAGCTGAAGCGTACTGAGAATTGTAGGAGTTGACTTCTCTTTGAGATGTGATTGGACAACATATGACTTTTACCTGATATAAATAGATGAGTGAAGGACTTAGCAAACACTCAAAGGCAAATCCCTCACCTCAAACAGCAAACCCACCAAAGAATCAAGGTAATTTctcatttgaataatttttaccAGAATGTCTCACAAATAGGACAGTAATACTGTAATATAGCAtgaaatgttagaaaatggtTACACTAATTGTCCTAAATCCCAGCTTTTCCCTCATGTTTCtgtcaaaatcaaaaacaggacAAGAGGAAACATGAGGTACAATGTACTATTTCATTTGCTGCTCCTCCTGCCAATGTGCTCAGCTTACACTTACCGTAAGTAGCATGCAACAGTATTTGTGTAAATTTAGAGACCATAAGCATTGTTTGTGATAGGAGCATTAATATTTGCGCAAAGCAGGTTGGCCTAATTGaacttatttaaaatgatttttgtctTTAGAGAACGGGTTTTCTTAAATTTAGGCAAAAACCTTAATACTCTGACTTCCAAATATATgtagtttatatttataaacCTTTACATTGAGGGTTCCCTAAATGggctaaaaatgtgttttcttgtcctgttttatttttagctgccTGTTTTTCCACTTCgtgtttttgagaaaatgcaAGATtgattgtttgatttatttaaaaatacattaagagTGCAATCTTTTACAACTCCTTTCAAAGCTGATAAAAGCATTACTTATTATTCattgcatttattgattttatggACACGACTTCATCATTGCCAATTTAGAACAAGCTGTCAAAATGCAAAGACAGTAAAATACTTCATCTGATTtctcattgtgtttttatataaatagcgaaaacatttgtttcatgcCTGCATAAAATACTTGTTGTAATGCAAGTACGTGCCACTGAGACAGATAAGTAACATTCAAACTATCAACTATCAAATAAATGGaagactttttttaatgactgcaCAAATCTCTTAAGCCAAACAACCTACAATAGGATTCATTTATTCTTCATTGAATTTCTTGgttcttttcagaaaatgtggCTTTGCGAGGCAAAGCTACACAGTCTTCTCAGAACAAAGCGGAGCCGTGGAATGCATTTGTAGGTGCCTCCAATGCTATTGATGGAAACCTAAATGCTGACCTTAAAAAGGGATCTTGCACCCACACTGATACAGAAAACAACCCCTGGTGGAGGGTGGACCTGCTGGACTCATATATAGTCACCCAGGTCATCATCACCAACAGAGGAGACTGCTGTGCAGAGCAACTCAATGGTGTGGAGGTTCGCATTGGAAAATCTTTACGACAAGATGGCACTGCAAACCCACTGTGAGTGTTTATGTCATGACTACAGTGTGAAACAAGGGAGGCTCAATGCTGttcagatttgatttttttttcatttctgcaccTCCCCTAAAACAGAGACATATTTAGTATCCAAAGAAACATTAGGCTCTTGGCTACAAGCTGATAAGAATCATTTGAGCATTTGAGTTTATGCCCAAGGGCTAAAAGACAGACATCAGTTTCCAGAAACCTTCATCAAAAAGGGAGCATTTATAGGGAGCTCTGGAAgtgcaaaaaatgtatatatatacttggtgttataatttaatttttttgtaaaatgtgtctACAGTGTTACACTGTATTTCAAAAAAATACACTTCAATTAGAGGGAAATGTAgcaatttattgttttgaataaaaacaatagatgtgggtaattctttttttaaaaagacaaatttagaCATGCAAAAATAAGTTTAGTGATTAAAACAAAGGGAATCCCCAGTTTAAAGGCAAAACTCCATTAAACTTTGTAATATGTTCATGTTTTGGTGACACTTGATAATGGAACCAAAAGCAGAGAGATGGTGGAGGCTCTCTGcaataaacaaaattacaaaaaccaCAGAGAGTCAATAATCCACAATGTAAACGCCAACAAGGAGATAAAGGGAGTACGCAGGCCAAAATGAGAAAGCAGTGATGTGCTGTGACTTCTTTCTCATTTCatcatggaagaaaaatatgataaaataatttatattgctattttcaccctgtggtttgtccTATAAAATACCTAtctttcatttagcttaaccaattctgatgatttttttcttcaaaatcactgaattttgcattttcccattcaaatgctcagcagcgagctgagcctcacccTGGATTGTGCAACCTCTctctaactgcactggctgccattctatgggaatacgttcctcctgtctgtatgtcgccattaaaatgactaaaaacatttatatgaactgattttccataatttagctttagtatataatgtacagtgttttctTGTCACCAattgtgtgtgtaacgtgtttcgtgtgctgaggagcgatcataAACAGATTcaaggtgaggcaggcagttctcttgcctcatggcagggggcgctcatgagcCCAGACATCGGTTTTGTGACTCCATAACAGCAGAGTGACAGCAAGCTATACAGTAAAGTGAAGTCCAGCGACATActgtatttatagttttctcctcttaccaccgcaatcacttattaataatcgcaaaataaacattaagcctaaaaccatattactgcaacagactaaatgttctgctttttgtgtgagaaatatttgagtgtttttttgtttttgtttgtttgttttgtggcgTTGTTGTTAGTTGCTATTACAACGAATCTGCGCATAGCTGCGCTaatacagagagcgagaaagaaatggttttgagttgtactttaacggtttttccctttgctgtggagcacaaaTCTATCAGCTGCTGTGATCTTTTCACTTCTGATGGATTCTTCCAAATGTGATCTTTATATTGATACCAAGaatattaaaatagtttgtaaatgctaaaaaaaaatacaaaattcgATTTGGCcatgttattttaaacacttcAGCAAACCCTGTCTGAATTACTCTTACAAAATCTTGAATGTTACTGACTCAACTCTTCTTTTCTAGGGTTGCTACCATTTCTACTGTTGCAGCAGGAAGCTCTTATGCAATGAATTTTACTGAGC includes the following:
- the LOC114142175 gene encoding uncharacterized protein LOC114142175, producing MRNLSALHLLLLQGTVLARIYKNVALHGKATQSDRQDNALSAAYNAIDGNRQAAYSAGSCTHTDGMTNPWWRVDLLDSYIVTSISVTNREDCCPERLNGAEIHIGSSLLYNGAANPVVAVISHIPAGRTLTITFTRHVEGRYVTVVLPGVSRKLTLCEVEVYGYRAPTGNVAIYGKASQSTVYPGAIANNAIDGSRAAYFSQGSCSATNNDFNSWWRLDLGSTHRVFSINITNRVEYPTRINRAEIRIGDSLDNNGNNNPRCTVISTIAPGSTETFQCNGMDGRYINVFIPGRNEYLTLCEVEVYASRLD